A region of Silurus meridionalis isolate SWU-2019-XX chromosome 15, ASM1480568v1, whole genome shotgun sequence DNA encodes the following proteins:
- the mapk9 gene encoding mitogen-activated protein kinase 9, whose protein sequence is MTEAEGHFYSVQVGDSTFTVLRRYQQLRAIGSGAQGIVCSALDTVLGIPVAVKKLSRPFQNQTHAKRAYRELVLLKCVNHKNIIRLLNVFTPQKSLEEFQDLYLVMELMDASLCQVIHMDLDHERMSYLLYQILCGIRHLHSAGIIHRDLKPSNIVVKSDCTLKILDFGLARTACTNFMMTPYVVTRYYRAPEVILGMKYKENVDIWSVGCIMGEMVKGSVIFQGTDHIDQWNKVIEVLGTPSLEFMNRLMETVRNYVMNKPHFPGVSFSELFPDWAFPSETEHDKLKTSQARDLLSKMLVIDPESRISVQDALNHPYIHVWYDPAEADAPPPQISDKQLEEREHSIEQWKELIYKEVMDWEERNKNGLLKDECLDGAVNSSATASQSSSINDISSMSTEQTLASDTDSSCIDTIAGGLEE, encoded by the exons CTCTGCTCTGGACACTGTCCTGGGCATCCCAGTAGCTGTGAAAAAGCTCAGCCGACCTTTTCAGAACCAGACGCACGCCAAGCGAGCCTACAGAGAGCTGGTGCTGCTCAAATGCGTCAATCACAAGAAC ATCATTCGTTTACTCAACGTCTTTACACCTCAGAAGTCCCTGGAGGAGTTTCAGGATTT GTATCTGGTTATGGAGCTGATGGATGCCAGCTTGTGTCAGGTGATCCACATGGACCTGGACCATGAGAGGATGTCCTACTTGCTTTACCAAATCCTGTGTGGCATCCGACATCTCCATTCTGCCGGAATCATTCACAGG GACCTGAAGCCCAGTAACATTGTGGTGAAATCGGACTGCACTTTAAAAATCCTCGACTTTGGCCTGGCCAGGACCGCCTGCACCAACTTCATGATGACGCCGTACGTGGTGACCAGATACTACAGAGCACCGGAGGTCATTTTAGGCATGAAGTACAAGGAGAACG TGGATATTTGGTCAGTGGGCTGCATCATGGGGGAAATGGTCAAAGGCAGCGTCATATTCCAAGGCACCGATC ACATTGACCAGTGGAATAAGGTTATCGAGGTGCTAGGAACTCCTTCTCTAGAGTTCATGAACCGTTTGATGGAGACAGTGAGGAACTACGTGATGAACAAGCCACATTTCCCAGGAGTCAGTTTTAGCGAGCTCTTCCCAGACTGGGCTTTCCCCTCAGAGACCGAGCACGACAAACTTAAGA CAAGTCAAGCTCGGGATCTGTTGTCGAAGATGCTGGTAATCGATCCAGAGTCGCGCATCTCTGTGCAGGACGCTCTGAATCATCCCTATATCCACGTGTGGTACGACCCGGCTGAGGCGGATGCG CCTCCACCTCAAATCTCAGACAAACAGTTGGAAGAGAGGGAGCACAGCATAGAACAGTGGAAAG AGCTGATCTATAAAGAGGTGATGGACTGGGAAGAGAGGAACAAAAACGGCCTCCTAAAAGACGAGTGCTTAG ATGGAGCGGTAAACAGCAGTGCCACAGCTTCTCAGTCCTCTTCCATTAACGACATCTCGTCCATGTCCACCGAGCAGACCCTGGCATCAGACACGGATAGTTCCTGCATCGACACCATCGCCGGAGGATTAGAGGAGTGA